A single genomic interval of uncultured Sphaerochaeta sp. harbors:
- a CDS encoding PG0541 family transporter-associated protein, which produces MRRVEIIAAQAILEDVLEALEHYAVPMHYTIIPTAHGKGNTIPKLGDDVWPEENFVLIMYCEDATLQSIEMAIQLVKKKYDHEGIGYFVI; this is translated from the coding sequence ATGAGAAGAGTGGAAATCATAGCAGCCCAGGCAATCCTGGAAGATGTCTTGGAGGCACTTGAGCACTATGCTGTACCAATGCATTACACCATTATCCCTACTGCCCATGGAAAAGGAAACACCATCCCCAAGCTTGGGGATGATGTGTGGCCGGAAGAGAATTTTGTCTTGATCATGTACTGCGAGGACGCAACCCTGCAGAGCATTGAGATGGCCATACAGCTTGTGAAAAAGAAGTATGACCATGAAGGAATTGGTTACTTCGTAATCTGA
- a CDS encoding mechanosensitive ion channel family protein: protein MQTLLEWEYLKALSVIVVGSLILFLVNIILKRRIRKMEEKVQEGKKTINLNFMRFFQKIAVPLAFLGLLTVAVEMVAFDDQIQKIVKISFSIIMTFIIVRSLNKTLELAFSRYFDHDWANHDREKNLRPLLSLVKFIFWIIGIIFLMANLGLDVSTALAGLGVGGIAVAIAAQGILGDLFSYLVIFFDKPFELGDFIVFGDKAGVVERIGIKSIRIRVLSGELMIIANSDLTSARIHNYKQMLRRRVVFKIGVLYETPAEKLEKIPTIIKDIIASVQTIEGVTCDRSHFFAFGDFSLQFETVYYVPTNDYARYMDTQQEIYLKLIKAFKEEGIEFAYPTQLVYTKAGAASSVETEVVPPPQITK from the coding sequence ATGCAAACACTATTGGAATGGGAATATCTAAAAGCACTTTCGGTTATTGTTGTTGGTTCACTCATTTTATTCTTGGTGAATATCATCCTTAAACGTCGAATCCGTAAAATGGAAGAAAAAGTTCAGGAAGGGAAAAAAACCATAAACCTGAATTTTATGCGGTTCTTCCAGAAAATTGCAGTTCCCTTGGCTTTCCTTGGATTGCTGACTGTAGCAGTCGAAATGGTGGCATTCGATGATCAGATCCAGAAAATCGTAAAGATCAGTTTTTCCATCATCATGACCTTTATCATTGTCCGTTCTCTCAATAAAACACTTGAGTTGGCATTCTCACGATACTTTGATCATGATTGGGCAAACCATGACCGGGAGAAAAACCTCAGACCCTTGCTGTCCTTGGTCAAATTCATTTTCTGGATCATCGGTATCATCTTCCTGATGGCAAATCTCGGCCTCGATGTCTCCACTGCCCTTGCTGGCCTTGGCGTTGGAGGTATTGCCGTTGCCATTGCCGCCCAAGGAATCCTCGGGGACCTCTTCAGCTACCTGGTCATTTTCTTTGATAAACCTTTTGAGTTGGGTGACTTTATCGTCTTTGGTGACAAGGCAGGTGTGGTTGAACGGATTGGTATCAAATCAATTAGAATCAGGGTACTCTCCGGAGAGTTGATGATTATCGCCAACTCTGACTTGACATCTGCTCGTATACACAACTACAAACAGATGCTCAGGCGTAGGGTTGTCTTCAAGATTGGGGTACTCTATGAGACCCCAGCAGAGAAACTGGAGAAGATCCCAACCATCATCAAGGATATCATTGCCTCAGTACAGACCATTGAAGGGGTCACCTGTGATCGGTCACACTTCTTTGCATTCGGAGACTTCTCCCTTCAATTTGAGACAGTCTATTACGTTCCAACCAATGACTATGCTCGCTACATGGACACGCAACAGGAGATTTATCTCAAACTCATCAAGGCATTCAAGGAAGAAGGTATTGAGTTTGCCTACCCTACCCAATTGGTCTACACCAAGGCAGGAGCAGCCAGTTCTGTAGAGACAGAGGTGGTACCTCCTCCTCAGATTACGAAGTAA